Proteins encoded in a region of the Rothia mucilaginosa genome:
- a CDS encoding TIGR03773 family transporter-associated surface protein has product MQGRTKPLSLLSATTLGCTLALGAPLALPQVGTFTAAQAQENQAQENQTGAQAGTESRSYVNYEGDYVIAGVHTEMLNAFLDGNQFTLGTLADTGPGQQGRFNPARTVFHLPDVEDAHTNVVAGYDYIAPEGTDIFYIPSTRTRGLLYPGLGAEGIRPGALKDNTINLELVRSSVPEGGRAEVFTESGRDNPRVFSTNDQLAPHTITAGGHEHLSWAFTRKGIYQLTFRATATLADGTPVSSEATYTIAVGTNAEDGFKLLNAQNAAKEATSEATKEATETPEATSTATESATSSPSASTSASAEASASAEASASTGIRRVDGSVNGQNAAQVTDPNGAKAAANGEQASQGGSGVTAISGTDNTNNGSDKGENKDSNATSAKGSSVKGSNAQNISAPSNGGGITGNGVLSSGLPGSLNQQCIATEVPAEDAKGSKDSKDAQKDNKQSNQAAQAPTSIPTLAVVNTAEHSGREEVTHGHFDVGPILNGGNLTSSVKDDRTSPARHVSPGALEFVLNDAAKINLPAGMENIAPAGTPVHMIGATQQQGVPWLGWSTQDPELLKQLDGPVTMSLNGFEGPGTMSTFLSGNFGSAGQKVFDSRSGGSFQVPANTHQHSNWVFTAEGRYTVTIGWTARLKNGQQVSSESVLHFTVGNPDNAPASDNAQGAAGTKQDGGNANSANGANNGGEKSTAKNPVNGTVDEATGIVTKPDGSKVRIVGKTASGEDCALTSQELANAQKAAAAGKLPNTGVVIDPFMVSTSILALALGAMILRSARRKGRSGGTA; this is encoded by the coding sequence ATGCAAGGACGCACCAAACCCCTGAGCCTACTCAGCGCAACCACCCTCGGATGCACCCTCGCACTCGGGGCACCCCTCGCCCTCCCCCAGGTCGGCACCTTCACCGCCGCACAGGCACAGGAAAATCAGGCGCAGGAAAACCAGACCGGTGCCCAGGCAGGTACCGAGTCGCGCAGCTACGTCAACTACGAAGGCGACTACGTCATCGCGGGCGTACACACCGAAATGCTCAACGCATTCCTCGACGGCAACCAGTTCACCCTCGGCACCCTCGCAGACACCGGCCCCGGCCAGCAGGGACGATTCAACCCCGCCCGCACCGTCTTCCACCTGCCCGACGTCGAGGACGCACACACCAACGTCGTAGCAGGCTACGACTACATTGCCCCCGAAGGCACCGACATCTTCTACATTCCCTCCACCCGCACCCGCGGCCTGCTCTACCCCGGCCTCGGTGCGGAAGGAATCCGCCCCGGCGCGCTCAAGGACAACACCATCAACCTTGAACTCGTGCGCAGCAGCGTACCCGAAGGCGGCCGCGCCGAAGTCTTCACCGAATCCGGTCGCGACAACCCGCGCGTCTTCAGCACCAACGACCAGCTCGCACCGCACACCATCACCGCGGGCGGCCACGAGCACCTCAGCTGGGCGTTCACCCGCAAGGGCATCTACCAGCTGACCTTCCGCGCCACCGCAACCCTTGCGGATGGCACCCCGGTCAGCTCCGAGGCGACCTACACCATCGCCGTGGGCACCAACGCCGAGGACGGCTTCAAGCTCCTGAACGCGCAGAACGCCGCGAAGGAAGCAACCAGCGAGGCAACGAAGGAAGCGACCGAAACCCCCGAGGCGACCTCCACCGCTACCGAGAGCGCCACCAGCAGCCCCAGTGCATCTACCTCCGCAAGTGCCGAGGCGAGTGCATCTGCTGAGGCGAGCGCATCCACCGGTATTCGCCGCGTGGATGGATCCGTGAACGGTCAGAACGCCGCGCAGGTGACCGACCCGAACGGCGCGAAGGCGGCGGCAAATGGTGAGCAGGCATCCCAGGGCGGATCCGGTGTAACCGCTATCAGCGGCACCGACAACACCAATAACGGCTCTGACAAGGGTGAAAACAAGGACAGCAACGCCACCAGCGCGAAGGGATCCAGTGTGAAGGGCTCCAACGCCCAGAACATTAGCGCCCCCAGCAACGGCGGCGGCATTACCGGCAACGGTGTGCTGTCCTCCGGTCTGCCCGGCAGCCTGAACCAGCAGTGCATCGCCACCGAGGTTCCCGCCGAAGATGCCAAGGGCTCTAAGGACTCTAAGGACGCTCAGAAGGACAACAAGCAGAGCAACCAGGCAGCCCAGGCACCGACCAGCATCCCCACCCTCGCTGTTGTCAACACTGCCGAGCACAGCGGCCGTGAAGAAGTCACCCACGGCCACTTTGACGTAGGCCCGATCCTCAACGGCGGCAACCTCACCAGCAGCGTGAAGGACGACCGCACCAGCCCCGCCCGCCACGTCTCCCCCGGCGCCCTCGAGTTCGTACTCAATGACGCCGCGAAGATCAACCTGCCCGCAGGCATGGAGAACATCGCCCCGGCGGGCACCCCCGTGCACATGATCGGTGCAACCCAGCAGCAGGGCGTGCCCTGGCTCGGCTGGAGCACCCAGGACCCCGAACTGCTCAAGCAGCTCGACGGCCCCGTCACCATGAGCCTCAACGGTTTTGAGGGCCCCGGCACCATGTCCACCTTCCTCTCCGGTAACTTCGGTTCCGCAGGTCAGAAGGTCTTCGATTCGCGTAGCGGCGGCTCCTTCCAGGTGCCCGCAAACACCCACCAGCACAGCAACTGGGTGTTCACCGCTGAGGGTCGCTACACCGTGACCATCGGCTGGACTGCACGCCTGAAGAACGGTCAGCAGGTCAGCAGCGAATCGGTTCTGCACTTCACCGTCGGCAACCCCGATAACGCCCCGGCAAGCGATAACGCGCAGGGCGCGGCAGGCACCAAGCAGGACGGCGGCAACGCTAACAGCGCTAACGGCGCCAACAACGGCGGCGAGAAGAGCACCGCAAAGAACCCCGTCAACGGCACCGTCGACGAAGCCACCGGCATCGTCACCAAGCCCGACGGATCCAAGGTGCGCATCGTCGGTAAGACCGCCTCCGGTGAGGATTGTGCCCTGACCAGCCAGGAACTCGCCAACGCACAGAAGGCAGCTGCGGCGGGTAAGCTGCCGAACACCGGTGTGGTCATCGACCCGTTCATGGTCAGCACCTCCATTCTGGCGCTGGCACTCGGTGCCATGATTCTGCGTTCGGCACGCCGAAAGGGCCGCAGCGGTGGCACCGCATAG